The proteins below are encoded in one region of Chrysemys picta bellii isolate R12L10 chromosome 4, ASM1138683v2, whole genome shotgun sequence:
- the LOC135983255 gene encoding epidermal growth factor receptor kinase substrate 8-like protein 3 produces MQAMYEFQARNNKDLTVVKGELLEILDQRKKWWLARNSAGERGYILNNIVGPVDQEPVENSMNQAPSSSPGLQQHSTPVEVMAWLRDMGFSKM; encoded by the exons ATGCAAGCCATGTATGAATTCCAGGCCAGGAACAACAAGGATCTGACTGTCGTGAAAGGGGAACTGCTGGAG ATTCTAGACCAGAGGAAGAAGTGGTGGCTTGCTAGAAACAGCGCCGGCGAGAGGGGCTATATCCTGAATAACATCGTGGGGCCAGTGGATCAGGAGCCTGTGGAGAACAGCATGAACCAA GCGCCAAGCAGCTCCCCTGGTCTCCAGCAGCACTCCACGCCGGTGGAGGTGATGGCCTGGCTGCGGGACATGGGCTTCTCCAAGATGTAG